The following proteins come from a genomic window of Peptoniphilus equinus:
- a CDS encoding sodium/glutamate symporter, translating into MTSALLTDALKSLGVLSIFLLLGFFLRAKVPFFQKTFLPASVIGGFILLLLGPIVFNVLPIPEDWVSFWSLLPGILIVPVVTATPLGLGSSNAGGQKSAIKPILPLLFIMIAAYYAQYALGFITNYVFQGSYDLYETFGWELPIGYTGGHGTAAILGQMLQEANLPYWETAQGVAITTATFGIVGGILIGMVLINWAARKGYTAVLDKPGDIPRTTAVGYDTDITSHPSAGRETTSSSSLDTVAFHAAIIFVGCSIAYAILSMTKSLHIPGLDNISVWAYGIIVMFILNSLINKMGLSFLIDAKIKGKITGPFTEFAVIAAIASLPVEAVMSYLIPILFMCLLGYVVTVGLLLLLCKKFLRDAWFETMVATLGMSTGVFLTGLLLLRICDPEFETPALNNYSIAFSILSAITFAMMPVMLNVNLSFGLSTALMFTLGLTVFGLVGAWISAKIVKA; encoded by the coding sequence ATGACAAGTGCTTTACTGACTGATGCATTAAAAAGTTTAGGGGTGTTGAGTATTTTCTTGCTGCTCGGTTTTTTCCTGCGTGCAAAAGTGCCCTTCTTCCAAAAGACCTTCTTGCCTGCCAGCGTCATTGGAGGATTTATTCTTCTGCTGCTGGGGCCTATTGTCTTCAATGTACTGCCTATTCCTGAAGACTGGGTGTCCTTCTGGTCACTGCTGCCGGGCATACTGATCGTGCCTGTAGTCACTGCAACGCCGCTGGGTCTTGGTAGCAGTAACGCCGGTGGTCAAAAGAGCGCTATCAAACCGATTCTGCCGCTGCTCTTTATCATGATCGCCGCCTACTATGCGCAGTACGCACTGGGATTTATCACAAACTACGTCTTTCAAGGTTCTTATGATCTCTATGAAACTTTTGGCTGGGAGCTGCCGATCGGCTATACCGGCGGTCACGGTACTGCCGCCATCTTAGGTCAGATGCTTCAGGAAGCCAACCTGCCATACTGGGAGACGGCACAAGGCGTTGCCATCACTACCGCCACCTTCGGTATCGTCGGCGGGATCCTGATCGGTATGGTGCTCATCAATTGGGCGGCTCGTAAAGGTTACACCGCCGTGTTGGATAAGCCGGGGGACATTCCGCGCACCACAGCCGTCGGCTATGACACCGACATCACATCCCACCCGAGTGCCGGTCGTGAAACCACGTCCAGTTCATCATTAGATACCGTGGCTTTCCACGCTGCCATCATCTTTGTAGGCTGTTCTATCGCCTATGCCATCCTGAGTATGACCAAGTCACTGCACATTCCGGGCCTTGACAATATTTCCGTGTGGGCGTACGGCATCATCGTAATGTTCATCCTCAACAGTCTGATCAATAAAATGGGCCTCAGCTTTTTAATCGATGCTAAAATCAAAGGCAAGATTACCGGTCCGTTTACGGAATTTGCCGTCATCGCCGCCATTGCCTCCCTGCCGGTGGAAGCGGTAATGAGCTATCTCATTCCGATTCTCTTTATGTGCCTGTTGGGTTATGTGGTCACCGTGGGCTTGCTTCTGTTGCTATGCAAAAAGTTTCTCCGTGATGCCTGGTTCGAAACCATGGTGGCAACCCTCGGCATGAGTACCGGTGTCTTCCTCACAGGATTGTTACTCCTTCGCATTTGCGATCCCGAATTTGAAACCCCGGCGCTGAACAACTATTCCATCGCCTTTTCCATCCTGAGCGCCATTACCTTTGCCATGATGCCGGTGATGTTGAATGTAAACTTATCTTTCGGCTTGTCCACAGCTCTCATGTTCACCCTCGGTCTGACCGTGTTCGGTCTGGTCGGCGCATGGATCAGCGCAAAAATTGTCAAAGCTTAA
- a CDS encoding amidohydrolase produces MTYNNELIQTAFNIWDFAEIKFEEFQSSKALQTLLESHGFTVQSGLAGIPTAFKATYGTGQVKIGYLGEFDALSGLSQKSGIATEEKRDDAHNGHGCGHHMLGTAAAGAALMLKDHIDKHQLDAQVIFFGCPGEEGGSGKAFMANAGVFDNLDVALSWHPYVVNAVWSGSSLANIQVFVRFHGKSTHAASAPHLGRSALDGLELLNVGVNFLREHIEEADRIHYAITDTGGISPNVVQNYAEGIYLIRSTTSEKADALYARFQKIVEGAGLMTETTPEIIFDKSASELIPNQTLERVLYEAFKLCGPPEFTPEDIRHAKQFADHATEEDIRSDPTFGMTSNPEKLYNNLKDKALCDFILDYEPSSFVMPGSTDVGNVSRVVPTSQITVGNYAVGTAAHSWQEVAQGKYDYAMKAMLKASEVLTQAGAMLLADPQLISDAKAEFQTRMKDKNKYTMPKGTMPLVLRQD; encoded by the coding sequence GTGACTTATAACAACGAACTCATTCAAACAGCCTTTAACATCTGGGACTTCGCGGAAATTAAATTTGAAGAATTTCAGTCATCAAAAGCCCTTCAAACCTTACTGGAAAGCCACGGCTTTACCGTCCAAAGCGGTCTCGCCGGTATCCCGACAGCCTTTAAAGCCACCTACGGCACAGGACAAGTGAAGATCGGCTATCTGGGAGAATTCGACGCCCTCTCCGGCCTCAGCCAAAAGAGCGGTATCGCTACTGAAGAGAAAAGGGACGACGCTCACAACGGCCATGGCTGCGGTCACCATATGCTGGGCACGGCTGCCGCCGGTGCCGCCCTCATGCTCAAAGATCACATCGACAAGCATCAGCTGGACGCACAAGTCATCTTCTTTGGCTGTCCCGGTGAAGAAGGAGGTAGCGGCAAAGCCTTCATGGCCAATGCCGGTGTGTTTGACAATCTGGACGTGGCTCTGTCCTGGCATCCTTATGTGGTCAACGCCGTATGGTCCGGGTCATCCCTTGCAAATATTCAGGTCTTTGTCCGCTTTCATGGCAAAAGCACCCACGCCGCCAGCGCACCGCACCTGGGTCGCAGTGCCTTGGACGGTTTGGAGCTTCTCAACGTAGGCGTCAACTTCTTGCGCGAGCACATCGAAGAGGCAGACCGCATCCACTATGCCATCACCGACACCGGCGGCATTTCACCGAATGTGGTGCAAAACTATGCCGAAGGGATCTACCTGATCCGCTCAACCACCAGCGAAAAGGCCGACGCCCTCTACGCCCGTTTTCAAAAAATTGTAGAAGGTGCGGGACTCATGACAGAGACCACGCCGGAAATTATCTTTGATAAATCGGCATCGGAACTCATCCCGAATCAAACATTGGAACGCGTCCTCTACGAGGCCTTTAAACTATGCGGACCGCCTGAATTCACGCCGGAGGATATCCGACACGCCAAACAGTTCGCCGATCACGCTACCGAAGAGGACATCCGCTCCGATCCAACCTTCGGCATGACCTCAAACCCTGAAAAACTCTATAATAACTTAAAAGACAAAGCCCTCTGCGACTTCATACTGGACTATGAACCGAGCAGCTTCGTCATGCCCGGCTCCACCGACGTGGGCAACGTCTCTCGCGTCGTGCCCACCAGTCAGATTACAGTGGGCAACTACGCCGTCGGTACCGCCGCACACTCGTGGCAGGAAGTCGCACAAGGCAAGTACGACTATGCCATGAAAGCTATGCTGAAAGCTTCAGAAGTCCTCACCCAAGCAGGCGCCATGCTTTTAGCCGATCCGCAGCTGATCAGCGACGCCAAAGCTGAATTTCAAACTCGGATGAAGGACAAAAACAAATATACGATGCCAAAAGGCACCATGCCGTTAGTATTACGACAGGACTAA